A window of the Gemmatirosa kalamazoonensis genome harbors these coding sequences:
- a CDS encoding sugar transferase → MSPTLALHHAAAKRCVDLLGALVALVLVAPLLAVLALLVKLDSPGPVLFVQTRVGRGGRTFRMLKVRTMRVGADAEKATLAALNQSDDARLFKIPSDPRVTTVGRVLRRWSLDELPQLWNVVAGHMSLVGPRPFFESDLDDYEAHHFRRLAVKPGITGLWQVSGRSDILDFEDVVRLDRHYIEHWSLALDLQILARTLPVVMSRSGAY, encoded by the coding sequence ATGTCGCCGACGCTCGCGCTGCACCATGCGGCCGCGAAGCGGTGCGTCGATCTGCTCGGCGCGCTCGTGGCGCTCGTGCTCGTGGCGCCGCTGCTCGCCGTGCTCGCGCTGCTCGTGAAGCTCGACTCGCCGGGCCCCGTGCTGTTCGTGCAGACGCGCGTGGGGCGCGGCGGGCGGACGTTCCGCATGCTGAAGGTGCGCACGATGCGCGTCGGCGCCGACGCGGAGAAGGCGACGCTCGCGGCGCTGAACCAGAGCGACGACGCGCGGCTGTTCAAGATCCCGTCGGATCCGCGCGTGACGACGGTGGGCCGCGTGCTCCGCCGGTGGAGCCTGGACGAGCTGCCGCAGCTGTGGAACGTCGTCGCGGGTCACATGTCGCTCGTCGGACCGCGTCCGTTCTTCGAGTCGGATCTCGACGACTACGAGGCGCACCACTTCCGTCGGCTCGCGGTGAAGCCGGGGATCACGGGACTGTGGCAGGTGAGCGGCCGGAGCGACATCCTCGACTTCGAGGACGTCGTGCGGCTCGACCGTCACTACATCGAGCACTGGTCGCTCGCGCTCGACCTGCAGATCCTCGCGCGGACGCTGCCGGTGGTGATGTCGCGGTCGGGAGCCTATTGA
- a CDS encoding glycosyltransferase, protein MASTLSGLGTRDSGLGTRELLPHESRVPSPESRVPKAARLRIGMFGLRGLRPDLEITGFETAFAEIAPRLVRRGHRVTIYCRAGAHSAARRVPREDGVELRYVPSPGGKNLAAVGSTLLAVLHAMARREFDVWFFVNVGLGHHAALARLAGAPVVMNVDGLDWTRGKWGPMARAYFRSAARAAVRSCTALVTDADAMRAYYLEHMGRDSTMIAYGADIERARRPELIAPFGVMPRGYYLVVSRLIPENSLDVMLDGFRRSRTSRRLLVVGGASYRDAFHARLRALAERDERIQLVGHVSDQAVLRELWCNCYAYLHGHSVGGTNPALLRAMGCGASVLALDTVFNREVLADTGRFFARDARAVAALLDAVDSDAEGAMRLGEAARARAASRYTWDGVTAQYERLFTEAVNDAAALIRRR, encoded by the coding sequence ATGGCGAGCACGTTGTCGGGACTCGGGACTCGGGACTCGGGACTCGGGACTCGGGAACTGCTCCCCCACGAGTCCCGAGTCCCGAGTCCCGAGTCCCGAGTCCCGAAGGCGGCCCGACTGCGCATCGGGATGTTCGGCCTGCGCGGCCTGCGTCCCGACCTCGAGATCACCGGCTTCGAGACCGCGTTCGCGGAGATCGCGCCGCGGCTCGTTCGGCGTGGGCACCGCGTGACGATCTACTGCCGCGCCGGCGCGCACTCCGCGGCGCGGCGCGTGCCGCGCGAGGACGGCGTGGAGCTGCGGTACGTGCCGTCGCCGGGCGGGAAGAACCTCGCCGCCGTGGGCTCGACGCTGCTCGCCGTGCTGCACGCGATGGCGCGGCGCGAGTTCGACGTGTGGTTCTTCGTCAACGTGGGGCTCGGTCACCACGCCGCGCTCGCGCGGCTGGCCGGCGCGCCGGTGGTGATGAACGTGGACGGCCTCGATTGGACGCGCGGCAAGTGGGGCCCGATGGCGCGCGCGTACTTCCGCTCCGCCGCGCGCGCCGCGGTGCGCTCGTGCACCGCGCTCGTGACGGACGCGGACGCGATGCGCGCATACTACCTCGAGCACATGGGGCGCGACTCGACGATGATCGCGTACGGCGCGGACATCGAGCGCGCGCGCCGGCCGGAGCTCATCGCGCCGTTCGGCGTGATGCCGCGCGGCTATTACCTCGTCGTGAGCCGCCTCATCCCGGAGAACTCGCTCGACGTCATGCTCGACGGGTTCCGACGCTCGCGCACGTCGCGCCGGCTGCTCGTCGTCGGCGGCGCGAGCTACCGCGACGCGTTCCACGCGCGACTGCGCGCGCTCGCCGAGCGCGACGAGCGCATCCAGCTCGTCGGGCACGTGTCGGATCAGGCGGTGCTGCGCGAGCTGTGGTGCAACTGCTACGCGTACCTGCACGGCCACTCGGTGGGCGGCACGAACCCGGCGCTGCTGCGCGCGATGGGGTGCGGGGCCAGCGTGCTCGCCCTGGACACGGTATTCAACCGCGAGGTGCTGGCGGACACGGGACGGTTCTTCGCGCGCGACGCGCGGGCCGTGGCGGCGCTGCTCGACGCGGTGGATTCGGATGCCGAGGGGGCGATGCGGCTCGGCGAGGCGGCGCGGGCGCGGGCGGCGAGCCGCTACACGTGGGACGGGGTCACGGCGCAGTACGAGCGGCTGTTCACAGAGGCAGTGAATGATGCGGCGGCGCTGATACGGCGGCGCTGA
- a CDS encoding glycosyltransferase, translated as MTNVSDVAVVVVNYRTPALTVACVESVLRSEGGPPRVIVVDNASGDDSVARLRAAFGTEPAVTVCARDVNDGYTGGNNAGVGLARAAGARWALLLNSDTELDPGCVRRLVEEAASDAEIALATPRIFFGDDPERLWFGGGRFSPWRGRPVHVGFRRRAARGWRTRRDLAFASGCALLVRLDAVRGDPFDASLFAYAEDLDLSLRLRRAGRRIRYVPDALVWHHEGSSHRRAGGQALRFYLNTRNLLRVVARHARWYHWPVLGPMLAVNVVARYAAVAARAGDWSAVGAVGRGAVDAVLGVGGPMRRR; from the coding sequence GTGACCAACGTGTCCGACGTCGCCGTCGTCGTCGTGAACTACCGCACGCCGGCGCTCACGGTGGCGTGCGTGGAGTCGGTGCTGCGCTCGGAGGGCGGGCCGCCGCGCGTGATCGTCGTCGACAACGCGTCCGGCGACGACAGCGTGGCGCGACTGCGCGCCGCGTTCGGCACCGAGCCGGCGGTGACCGTGTGCGCGCGCGACGTGAACGACGGCTACACGGGAGGCAACAACGCCGGCGTGGGTCTCGCGCGCGCGGCGGGCGCGCGCTGGGCGCTGCTGCTCAACAGCGACACGGAGCTCGACCCGGGTTGCGTGCGGCGGCTCGTCGAGGAAGCGGCGTCCGACGCCGAGATCGCGCTCGCCACGCCGCGGATCTTCTTCGGCGACGACCCGGAGCGGCTGTGGTTCGGCGGCGGGCGCTTCTCGCCGTGGCGCGGCCGGCCGGTGCACGTGGGCTTCCGTCGGCGCGCGGCGCGCGGCTGGCGCACGCGACGCGACCTCGCGTTCGCGAGCGGCTGCGCGCTGCTCGTGCGCCTGGACGCGGTGCGCGGCGATCCGTTCGACGCGTCGCTGTTCGCGTACGCGGAAGACCTCGATCTGTCGCTGCGCCTGCGCCGCGCGGGACGCCGCATCCGCTACGTGCCGGACGCGCTCGTGTGGCACCACGAGGGCTCGAGCCACCGGCGCGCGGGGGGGCAGGCGCTCCGCTTCTACCTCAACACGCGCAACCTGCTGCGCGTGGTGGCGCGGCACGCGCGGTGGTACCACTGGCCGGTGCTCGGCCCGATGCTGGCCGTGAACGTGGTGGCGCGGTACGCCGCGGTCGCCGCGCGCGCGGGGGACTGGAGCGCGGTGGGGGCGGTGGGGCGGGGGGCGGTGGATGCGGTGTTAGGCGTGGGAGGGCCGATGCGGCGGCGCTGA
- a CDS encoding O-antigen ligase family protein encodes MSPTVVLVLAVVALPLLATGAVVWRRALLLSLPFLAILNGLALPVGASSLRLDQLAACALVVPLAASLLTGARTPRTDPVVWWLAAILVANVASSVLHSPTLGYSLRQCGNLASVWVMYLLLVQFLDTRADLDAFLRRSLWAAALAGVLGVGAYLLAVAGLPVGGAEVSRSAVEHLTNAYGAFGTMVEPNILGSFSGAWLVVAASLLAVSHRAPDVPTRLLRLVSAATAAALVFSFTRAAWLGALVGGGVFALGARRTLGVRVRAARRHAARVAIPVAALAVVVAALWALPSGAGALFRFKLLNLVNLESPTATLRLVTYGLALQQTADHAIVGWGTFTFAPLVAQGSDFQQFENWKNLWIGNWLLLALHDTGVVGAALWIGMLWTALRRGVRAARVARDTDPALAARTLALTAAVASLLVPFLATTGFSLGWPWLLMGLLGAHVRLAEDSRRPADVP; translated from the coding sequence ATGTCTCCCACCGTCGTCCTCGTCCTCGCGGTCGTCGCGTTGCCGCTCCTCGCGACCGGGGCCGTCGTGTGGCGACGCGCGCTGCTCCTGTCGCTGCCGTTCCTCGCGATCCTGAACGGCCTCGCGCTTCCGGTCGGCGCGTCGTCGCTGCGGCTCGACCAGCTCGCGGCGTGTGCGCTCGTCGTGCCGCTCGCCGCGTCGCTGCTCACCGGCGCGCGCACGCCGCGCACCGATCCCGTCGTGTGGTGGCTCGCCGCGATCCTCGTCGCGAACGTCGCGTCGAGCGTGCTCCACTCGCCCACGCTCGGGTACAGCCTCCGCCAGTGCGGCAACCTCGCGTCGGTGTGGGTGATGTACCTGCTGCTCGTGCAGTTCCTCGACACGCGCGCGGATCTCGACGCGTTCCTGCGTCGCTCGCTGTGGGCCGCGGCGCTCGCCGGCGTGCTCGGCGTCGGAGCGTATCTGCTCGCCGTCGCGGGCCTCCCCGTCGGCGGCGCGGAGGTGAGCCGGTCGGCGGTGGAGCATCTCACGAACGCGTACGGCGCGTTCGGCACGATGGTCGAGCCGAACATCCTCGGCTCGTTCTCCGGGGCGTGGCTCGTGGTCGCCGCGTCGCTGCTCGCCGTGTCGCATCGCGCGCCGGACGTGCCCACTCGTTTGCTGCGGCTCGTGAGCGCTGCCACCGCGGCGGCGCTCGTCTTCTCGTTCACCCGGGCGGCGTGGCTCGGCGCGCTCGTCGGCGGCGGCGTGTTCGCTCTCGGCGCGCGGCGCACGTTGGGCGTACGCGTGCGCGCGGCACGCCGGCATGCGGCGCGGGTCGCGATCCCCGTCGCCGCGTTAGCCGTCGTCGTCGCCGCGCTGTGGGCGTTGCCGAGCGGCGCGGGCGCGCTGTTCCGCTTCAAGCTGCTCAACCTCGTCAACCTCGAGTCGCCGACCGCGACGCTGCGGCTGGTCACCTACGGCCTCGCGCTGCAGCAGACCGCCGACCACGCGATCGTCGGATGGGGCACGTTCACGTTCGCGCCGCTCGTCGCGCAGGGGAGCGACTTCCAGCAGTTCGAGAACTGGAAGAATCTGTGGATCGGCAACTGGCTCCTCCTCGCGCTGCACGACACGGGTGTCGTCGGCGCGGCGCTGTGGATCGGGATGCTGTGGACCGCGCTTCGCCGCGGCGTGCGCGCCGCCCGCGTCGCGCGCGACACCGACCCCGCGCTCGCCGCGCGCACGCTCGCGCTCACCGCGGCCGTCGCCAGCCTGCTCGTCCCGTTCCTCGCGACCACCGGCTTCTCGTTAGGCTGGCCATGGCTTCTCATGGGCCTCCTCGGCGCGCACGTCCGGCTCGCGGAAGACTCGCGACGTCCGGCCGACGTGCCCTGA
- a CDS encoding acyltransferase → MSRLQSLVERVVARLKRDPSYRIATPLSDRQLAEVLWRRGWQVARGLPLRLRAAGVRGTVFRGRWVVVAHAHQLRAGPGLILEDGACVDALSRGGIALGRNVTVARRATLTCTGVLAELGEGMTLGDRVAVGAGAFLGAQGGITIGDDVIMGPGVRIFSENHRTDDVDRPIRAQGVRRAAVTIGRDCWLGAGATVLAGVSVGEGSVVAAGAVVTRDVPPYSVVAGVPARVVRARRPDVASLPRAGRARRGGP, encoded by the coding sequence ATGAGCCGCCTCCAATCGCTCGTCGAGCGCGTGGTCGCGCGGCTCAAGCGCGACCCGTCGTACCGGATCGCGACGCCGCTCTCCGACCGTCAGCTCGCCGAGGTGCTGTGGCGGCGCGGGTGGCAGGTCGCGCGCGGGCTGCCGCTGCGGCTGCGCGCGGCGGGTGTGCGCGGCACCGTATTCCGTGGGCGGTGGGTCGTCGTCGCCCACGCACACCAGCTCCGCGCCGGGCCGGGGCTCATCCTCGAGGACGGCGCGTGCGTCGATGCGCTGTCGCGCGGCGGGATCGCGTTAGGCCGCAACGTCACGGTCGCGCGGCGGGCGACGCTCACGTGCACCGGCGTGCTCGCGGAGCTCGGCGAGGGGATGACGCTCGGCGACCGCGTGGCGGTCGGCGCGGGCGCGTTCCTCGGCGCGCAGGGGGGGATCACGATCGGCGACGACGTCATCATGGGGCCGGGCGTGCGGATCTTCTCCGAGAACCACCGCACCGACGACGTGGACCGGCCGATCCGCGCGCAGGGCGTGCGGCGCGCGGCGGTGACGATCGGGCGCGACTGCTGGTTAGGCGCTGGGGCAACGGTGCTCGCCGGCGTGTCGGTGGGCGAGGGAAGCGTGGTCGCCGCGGGCGCGGTGGTGACGCGCGACGTGCCGCCGTACTCGGTGGTGGCGGGGGTGCCGGCGCGCGTCGTCAGGGCACGTCGGCCGGACGTCGCGAGTCTTCCGCGAGCCGGACGTGCGCGCCGAGGAGGCCCATGA